In Gigantopelta aegis isolate Gae_Host chromosome 6, Gae_host_genome, whole genome shotgun sequence, the following are encoded in one genomic region:
- the LOC121375298 gene encoding leucine-rich repeat-containing protein 51-like translates to MSASASVVPHHETRFRSKKVKVAIDCKNENPGPLDYSFYKLSNLSDIYDEEPRIVSPRKETTQEKTEKEKSPGRCLRLNNNQLSDLKLLPEIVGNLFENPSSLGWLDLSFNEITTIDPVLAEFENLHILYLHGNGIADLKHVEQLTPLKNLWKLTLHGNPIDSVKGYRFSVLSLLPWLHNLDFSAVTKGDQVTARVLSKMNGPPKKKKKEETDD, encoded by the exons TGTTGTTCCCCATCATGAGACTCGCTTCAGATCGAAAAAAGTGAAGGTAGCTATCGATTGTAAAAATGAAAACCCTGGACCACTTGATTATTCCTTCTACAAACTTTCCAATTTGTCAG ATATCTATGACGAGGAACCAAGAATTGTCTCACCTAGAAAAGAGACCACTCAGGAGAAAACAGAGAAGGAGAAGTCCCCGGGGAGATGTCTCAGACTGAACAATAACCAGCTGTCAGATTTAAAACTGCTGCCAGAAATCGTGGGGAACCTTTTTGAAAACCCTAGTTCACTTGGATGGCTTGATCTGTCTTTCAATGAAATCACCACAATAGACCCG GTGTTGGCGGAATTTGAAAATTTGCACATTCTTTATCTTCACGGAAATGGCATAGCAGACTTGAAACATGTCGAACAACTAACTCCTTTGAAAAATCTCTGGAAACTCACGTTACATGGAAATCCTATAGATTCAGTCAAG GGCTACAGATTTTCCGTCTTGTCCCTGCTTCCTTGGTTGCATAACCTCGACTTCAGTGCGGTCACCAAGGGTGATCAGGTAACGGCACGGGTGTTAAGCAAGATGAATGGTCCTccgaagaaaaaaaagaaagaagaaactgaTGATTAA